From a single Trichocoleus sp. genomic region:
- a CDS encoding NADP-dependent isocitrate dehydrogenase, whose amino-acid sequence MYEKINPPTTGSRITFKEGEPVVPNDPIIPFIRGDGTGVDIWPAAQRVFDAAVEKAYGGQRQIVWFKVYAGDEACEVYGTYQYLPQDTLTAIQEYGVAIKGPLTTPVGGGIRSLNVALRQIFDLYACIRPCKYYAGTPSPHKTPEKLDVIIYRENTEDIYLGIEWKQGSEVGDRLIKILNEDLIPATPEHGKKQIPLDSGIGIKPISKKGSKRLVRRAIRHALRLPKAKQMVTLVHKGNIMKYTEGAFRDWGYEVTKQEFRNECVTEQESWILSNKERNPDLTVEDNARQIEPGYDALTPEKKAQICQEVQTVLDSIWATHGNGQWKEKIMVNDRIADSIFQQIQTRPDEYSILATMNLNGDYLSDAAAAIVGGLGMGPGANIGDVSAIFEATHGTAPKHAGLDRINPGSVILSGVMMLEYLGWQEAADLIKQGIGAAISNREVTYDLARLMEPPVEPPLKCSEFAEAIVKHFGG is encoded by the coding sequence ATGTACGAGAAAATTAATCCTCCTACCACAGGATCGCGTATTACATTCAAAGAGGGTGAACCGGTCGTGCCAAATGACCCTATTATTCCCTTCATTCGGGGAGATGGAACAGGGGTTGATATTTGGCCTGCTGCCCAGCGCGTTTTTGATGCTGCTGTAGAAAAGGCTTATGGGGGACAGCGCCAGATTGTCTGGTTCAAGGTTTACGCTGGGGATGAAGCTTGTGAGGTCTATGGAACCTACCAATATTTACCGCAGGACACGCTGACTGCCATTCAAGAGTATGGTGTGGCAATTAAGGGACCCCTCACAACCCCTGTTGGCGGTGGAATCCGATCGCTCAATGTGGCATTACGCCAAATCTTTGACCTCTATGCTTGCATCCGTCCCTGCAAATACTACGCCGGAACCCCCTCACCTCATAAAACACCCGAAAAGCTGGATGTCATTATCTATCGAGAAAACACAGAAGACATCTATCTGGGCATTGAGTGGAAGCAGGGCAGCGAAGTGGGCGATCGGCTGATCAAAATCCTCAACGAAGATTTGATTCCGGCAACCCCAGAGCACGGCAAAAAGCAAATTCCGCTCGATTCTGGCATCGGCATTAAACCAATCAGCAAAAAAGGGTCAAAGCGGCTAGTACGGCGGGCAATTCGTCATGCGCTGCGACTCCCCAAAGCAAAACAAATGGTGACGCTTGTCCATAAGGGCAACATCATGAAATATACCGAAGGCGCGTTTCGAGATTGGGGCTATGAAGTCACAAAGCAAGAATTCCGGAATGAGTGTGTTACAGAGCAAGAGTCCTGGATTCTGAGCAACAAAGAGCGCAACCCTGACCTGACTGTTGAAGACAACGCGCGGCAGATCGAGCCAGGGTATGATGCGCTCACGCCTGAGAAAAAAGCGCAAATCTGTCAGGAAGTCCAGACGGTGCTGGATTCCATCTGGGCAACCCACGGAAATGGGCAGTGGAAAGAAAAGATCATGGTCAACGATCGCATTGCTGATAGCATCTTCCAGCAGATCCAGACTCGCCCCGATGAATACTCGATTCTTGCCACCATGAACCTGAACGGTGATTATCTCTCAGATGCAGCCGCAGCAATTGTTGGTGGTCTTGGGATGGGTCCGGGCGCGAACATTGGCGATGTTTCTGCCATTTTTGAAGCGACTCACGGAACTGCACCCAAACATGCCGGACTCGATCGCATTAACCCTGGTTCAGTCATTTTGTCCGGTGTCATGATGCTGGAATACTTAGGCTGGCAAGAAGCTGCCGACCTGATTAAGCAAGGCATTGGAGCGGCAATCTCCAACCGCGAAGTCACTTATGACCTGGCAAGACTGATGGAACCTCCCGTCGAGCCACCCCTGAAATGCTCAGAATTTGCTGAAGCGATCGTGAAGCATTTTGGGGGATAG
- a CDS encoding response regulator transcription factor gives MKRILIVDDDITLRTALVHYLKNRGYFVEEANSGVVALAMFEQDPPDVIVSDVMMPEMDGLELCRRLRADRSGQLIPFIFLSSCRKVDDRIQGHQMGADDYLIKPFDPKELVAKIEAQLERSRRIHTEIIRLMQRITPVEAEPVAPPPKTNPLPFTPAEEKVFWEVIQGYTNKQIGDRLFVSPRTVQTHLSNILGKLRLESRSQLIRYAFERGYRPPTRLEDEVRLQEET, from the coding sequence ATGAAACGAATTCTAATCGTAGACGATGATATTACGCTCAGAACTGCCTTAGTTCACTATCTGAAGAATCGGGGCTACTTTGTCGAGGAGGCGAACTCTGGCGTTGTAGCATTGGCAATGTTTGAGCAAGACCCGCCCGATGTAATTGTGTCGGATGTGATGATGCCAGAAATGGATGGGCTAGAACTCTGCCGCCGATTACGCGCCGATCGATCGGGACAACTCATTCCGTTTATTTTTCTGTCAAGCTGCCGCAAAGTAGACGATCGCATCCAAGGACATCAGATGGGGGCAGACGACTACTTGATCAAGCCCTTTGACCCGAAAGAACTGGTTGCCAAAATTGAGGCCCAGCTAGAGCGATCACGCCGCATTCACACTGAAATTATCCGGCTGATGCAGCGAATCACTCCCGTCGAAGCGGAACCTGTTGCCCCCCCGCCTAAAACAAATCCACTGCCTTTCACCCCAGCAGAAGAAAAAGTATTTTGGGAAGTGATTCAAGGCTACACCAACAAGCAAATTGGCGATCGGCTTTTTGTCAGCCCGCGTACTGTCCAAACTCACCTCAGCAATATTCTTGGCAAACTGCGCCTTGAAAGCCGCTCTCAGCTAATCCGTTATGCTTTTGAACGCGGTTATCGTCCCCCAACTCGGCTAGAAGACGAAGTCAGGCTACAAGAGGAAACCTAG